Proteins co-encoded in one Brassica oleracea var. oleracea cultivar TO1000 chromosome C4, BOL, whole genome shotgun sequence genomic window:
- the LOC106341089 gene encoding xyloglucan galactosyltransferase KATAMARI1 homolog produces the protein MKRYKCLTRNSSLALAIFVPYYAGLDFRRNIRRRNVAERDAAWKELFKWLKKQPQWKESHILSFLNIERSPTYPTYFHPTSAVEILKWQDKIKLATRPVLFSFAGAQRPSRSRNGLVRTQVILQCKSSFKNCRFLDCDVKANSCDDPISLMKLFESSV, from the exons ATGAAGAGATACAAATGTTTGACGAGAAACTCGTCGTTGGCTTTGGCTATTTTCGTACCTTATTACGCTGGTCTTGATTTCCGGCGAAATATACGGCGGCGTAACGTCGCTGAGAGAGACGCCGCCTGGAAGGAACTGTTTAAATGGCTCAAAAAGCAACCCCAGTGGAAAG AGTCACATATTCTCTCTTTCCTCAACATCGAACGAAGTCCAACTTATCCAACCTATTTTCATCCAACTTCAGCCGTTGAGATCCTCAAATGGCAAGACAAGATCAAACTTGCAACCCGACCAGTCCTCTTCTCATTTGCCGGAGCTCAAAGACCGAGCAGAAGCAGGAACGGTTTGGTTCGAACTCAAGTTATCCTACAATGCAAGAGTTCTTTCAAGAATTGTAGGTTTCTTGACTGCGATGTTAAAGCTAACAGCTGTGATGATCCGATCAGTTTGATGAAGCTTTTCGAGAGCTCTGTGTAA
- the LOC106341168 gene encoding uncharacterized protein LOC106341168 has product MEKAVHSSTTPGPEVPGEATKTGTSIVDTATSAVQSFAPVNQIHQHLCAFHFYSYDMTRQVEAHHFCSHVNEDMRQCLIYDGPDANARLIGLEYIVTEKLFMTLPDEEKKLWHTHEWEVKGGFLFMPGVPGPIQRQDLDKVAKTYGKVFHFWQVDLGHDLPIGLPNVMMAVTRDGQLFHEMIQETEKRFGVSIEGEREARAYMSGPELGIHPLANGGGKGLKLELREVDIKPVESVARVFV; this is encoded by the exons ATGGAGAAGGCAGTTCACTCATCTACTACGCCTGGCCCGGAGGTTCCAGGGGAGGCAACGAAAACCGGCACTTCCATAGTCGACACCGCCACCTCCGCCGTGCAAAGTTTTGCCCCGGTTAACCAAATCCACCAACATCTCTGCGC GTTCCATTTCTATTCTTACGACATGACACGACAAGTGGAGGCTCACCATTTCTGCAGTCACGTGAATGAAGATATGCGCCAATGTCTGATCTACGACGGTCCGGATGCAAACGCTCGTCTGATCGGATTGGAGTACATAGTTACAGAGAAGTTGTTCATGACTTTGCCTGACGAAGAGAAGAAACTTTGGCACACGCACGAGTGGGAAGTGAAAGGAGGGTTCTTGTTCATGCCTGGTGTTCCAGGTCCCATTCAGCGTCAAGATCTTGACAAAGTCGCTAAGACTTATGGCAAGGTTTTCCACTTTTGGCAAGTTGATTTGGGCCATGATCTTCCCATTGGTTTACCTAATGTCATGATGGCCGTTACCCGCGACGGCCAACTTTTCCACGAGATGATTCAGG AGACAGAGAAGCGGTTTGGGGTATCGATCGAAGGAGAGAGGGAGGCAAGGGCGTACATGTCAGGGCCAGAGCTCGGGATCCATCCATTGGCGAATGGAGGAGGCAAAGGGCTAAAACTAGAGTTGCGAGAGGTCGATATCAAGCCGGTTGAATCCGTCGCAAGAGTCTTTGTCTGA
- the LOC106342681 gene encoding type IV inositol polyphosphate 5-phosphatase 7, with protein MRDDKSKKSKLSWSKKMVRKWFNIKSKTEEFQADVSLPQVVEVEHRSSISEKEPSTIKKSKAEKLNKNWEQQARQRRMNYDNPRIIDVQNYSIFVATWNVAGRSPPEDLNLDEWLHSSAPADIYVLGFQEIVPLNAGNVLGAEDNGPAKKWHSLIRKTLNNLPGTSGLSHTPSPIPVPIAEIDADFSGSSRQTFFNRRSFQTPSIWRTDENDSSATQPPLERRLSVCDRVFFSHRPSDFDPSFRCSHRPSDYSRPSDYYSRPSDYYSRASDYSRQSDVSRCGYSDDDYAPGDSPSTGLYSPGSNENGSRISWNSSQYCLVASKQMVGIFLTVWVKSELREHVKNMKVSCVGRGLMGYLGNKGSISISMLLHQTSFCFVCTHLTSGQKEGDELRRNSDVMEILKKTRFPRVQSSAGEKSPENILQHDRVIWLGDLNYRIALSYRSAKALVEMQNWRALLENDQLRIEQKRGHVFKGWDEGKIYFPPTYKYSNNSDRYAGDDLHPKEKRRTPAWCDRILWYGEGLHQLCYVRGESRFSDHRPVYGIFSAEVESNHKRLKRATSYSTSRVQAEELLPYPRGYTELTFF; from the exons ATGAGAGACGACAAATCCAAGAAAAGCAAG TTGTCATGGTCAAAGAAGATGGTGAGGAAATGGTTCAACATCAAAAGCAAAACAGAAGAGTTTCAAGCTGATGTTTCTCTTCCTCAAG TTGTAGAAGTTGAGCATAGAAGTAGCATCTCAGAGAAGGAGCCTTCCACAATCAAGAAGAGCAAAGCTG AGAAACTCAATAAGAACTGGGAGCAGCAAGCTAGACAAAGGAGAATGAACTATGATAACCCAAGAATCATTGATGTCCAAAACTACAGCATCTTTGTAGCTACATGGAACGTTGCTGGACGCTCTCCTCCTGAAGATCTAAACCTTGACGAGTGGCTTCACTCCTCAGCTCCTGCAGATATATACGTACTTGG CTTCCAAGAGATTGTTCCTCTTAACGCTGGTAACGTTCTCGGAGCTGAAGACAACGGTCCCGCCAAGAAATGGCACTCCCTCATCAGAAAAACACTCAACAACCTCCCCGGGACAAGCGGCCTCTCTCACACTCCATCTCCCATCCCTGTCCCCATTGCAGAGATTGATGCTGACTTCTCCGGATCTTCTAGACAAACCTTCTTCAACAGACGCTCTTTCCAGACCCCAAGCATATGGAGAACGGATGAGAACGACTCTTCGGCCACACAACCACCGCTTGAGCGTCGTTTAAGCGTGTGTGATCGTGTCTTCTTCAGTCATAGACCAAGTGACTTTGATCCTAGCTTCAGGTGCAGTCACAGGCCTAGTGATTACTCTAGACCAAGTGATTATTACTCAAGACCGAGTGATTATTACTCTAGAGCAAGTGATTACTCTAGGCAGAGTGATGTCTCTCGGTGTGGTTACTCAGATGATGATTATGCTCCAGGGGATTCACCAAGCACAGGGCTGTACTCACCAGGTTCAAACGAGAATGGTTCTAGAATCTCTTGGAACTCTTCTCAGTATTGTTTGGTGGCTAGCAAGCAAATGGTTGGTATCTTTTTAACAGTTTGGGTGAAGAGTGAGTTAAGAGAACACGTCAAGAACATGAAAGTGTCTTGTGTTGGGAGAGGATTAATGGGTTATCTTGGAAACAAG GGATCAATCTCTATTAGCATGTTGCTTCACCAAACAAGCTTTTGCTTTGTCTGCACTCACTTGACGTCAGGACAGAAAGAAGGAGATGAGCTGAGGAGAAACTCTGATGTGATGGAGATACTCAAGAAGACAAGGTTTCCTCGTGTCCAGAGTTCTGCAGGAGAGAAGTCTCCAGAGAATATACTTCAGCATGA TCGAGTGATATGGCTTGGGGATCTGAATTACCGGATAGCACTCTCTTACCGATCTGCTAAAGCACTTGTTGAGATGCAAAACTGGAGGGCATTACTAGAGAACGACCAGTTAAGGATAGAGCAGAAACGAGGACATGTGTTTAAAGGATGGGACGAAGGGAAGATCTACTTCCCACCGACTTACAAATACTCAAATAACTCAGATAGGTATGCTGGAGATGACTTGCATCCCAAGGAGAAACGTCGCACTCCTGCTTG GTGTGATAGAATATTGTGGTATGGAGAAGGACTACATCAGTTATGTTATGTAAGAGGGGAGTCAAGATTCTCGGATCATAGACCAGTTTATGGCATATTCAGCGCAGAGGTTGAGTCAAATCACAAGAGATTAAAACGAGCCACGAGTTACTCTACTTCAAGAGTCCAAGCTGAAGAACTCTTGCCTTACCCAAGAGGATATACCGAGCTAACTTTTTTCTAA
- the LOC106341372 gene encoding F-box protein DOR-like: MKQRKQNDSENGVNITRGITRSMTTRHRNSLTLPVEVVTEIFSRLPSKSIARCRCVCKLWSSMLRRQDFTELFLTKSCAHPRLLFACEDGNEQFLYEKKNDSEFLFFSSPQPHNPEENSYVVAVNNLACFPSSYQLFGCTCGFLCYGANLILKARKKRAYVTVICNPSTGQSLILPTLKSSKTSGIESYLGYDPVSKEFKVLSVRYDGWISKEHQVLTLGTKKLSWRLVECCVPHSTSRKWICISGVLYYIARTSEDYYMVVCFDLRTEKFSFVKFSRALPGSATLINYNGRLGLLMSLEDFGNVSRSSKSIELWVLGDAAKNEWSEHVYMLPDFWKDVVAESMCIAGMVGTHEIILSPCYQYVPSYVIYFHVESKTIRKVGIQGMEAFQGNRCYTYLNYVENVKLL, translated from the coding sequence ATGAAACAACGGAAGCAGAACGACTCAGAGAATGGTGTTAACATCACTCGAGGCATTACGCGATCGATGACCACACGTCATCGAAACTCATTGACGCTTCCTGTTGAGGTTGTTACAGAGATATTCTCGAGGTTGCCGTCGAAGTCCATAGCGAGATGTCGTTGCGTATGCAAGCTCTGGTCCTCCATGCTTCGTCGTCAAGACTTCACAGAGCTGTTCTTGACAAAATCTTGTGCTCACCCTCGGCTTCTTTTCGCATGCGAAGATGGCAACGAGCAGTTTCTATACGAAAAGAAAAACGACAGCGAGTTTCTCTTCTTCTCGTCGCCTCAGCCTCACAATCCGGAAGAGAACTCGTATGTCGTAGCCGTCAATAATCTTGCGTGTTTCCCAAGTTCCTACCAACTGTTTGGTTGCACCTGTGGTTTCTTGTGTTATGGAGCTAACTTGATCCTCAAGGCGAGAAAAAAGCGAGCGTATGTCACGGTGATATGTAACCCTAGCACGGGACAGTCCTTGATCTTGCCTACATTGAAGTCGAGCAAGACGTCTGGAATAGAAAGCTATCTTGGATATGACCCCGTTTCTAAAGAGTTCAAGGTATTGTCTGTACGTTATGATGGTTGGATCTCTAAGGAGCACCAAGTTCTGACATTAGGAACCAAGAAATTGTCATGGAGGTTGGTCGAGTGTTGCGTACCGCATTCTACTTCTCGTAAGTGGATATGCATCAGTGGTGTGTTGTACTACATAGCCAGGACTTCAGAGGATTATTATATGGTAGTTTGTTTTGATTTGAGGACTGAGAAGTTCAGCTTTGTGAAGTTCAGTAGAGCACTGCCTGGTTCAGCAACGCTGATAAACTACAATGGCAGATTAGGTTTGCTTATGTCGTTGGAAGATTTTGGTAATGTTAGTCGATCAAGTAAAAGTATTGAACTGTGGGTTCTTGGGGACGCTGCAAAAAATGAATGGTCCGAGCATGTTTACATGTTACCTGATTTTTGGAAGGATGTAGTTGCGGAGAGCATGTGCATTGCTGGAATGGTTGGTACACATGAAATCATATTGTCTCCGTGCTACCAATACGTGCCTTCCTATGTCATCTACTTCCATGTGGAGAGCAAAACGATTAGAAAAGTTGGTATTCAAGGAATGGAGGCGTTTCAGGGTAATAGATGCTACACCTATCTCAACTACGTCGAGAATGTCAAGCTTCTTTAA